In Chitinophaga varians, the following are encoded in one genomic region:
- a CDS encoding response regulator: MEYKDHGELKTLLLVDDDTDDQELFKLALAELNHPVKCLTAGNGQEALDNLCTRAYKPDLIFLDLNMPLMNGIVFLERIKDIEHLKDIPVIIYSTSDEPREISTARSMGAVDYITKPARFDDLCKLLQIVLARGTSSLH; the protein is encoded by the coding sequence ATGGAATACAAAGATCATGGAGAGCTAAAAACCCTCCTGTTGGTGGACGATGATACAGATGACCAGGAGCTTTTCAAACTGGCGCTGGCGGAACTGAATCATCCTGTGAAATGCCTCACCGCCGGCAACGGCCAGGAGGCACTGGACAATCTTTGTACCCGCGCTTACAAACCCGACCTTATTTTTCTGGACCTGAATATGCCGTTGATGAATGGTATCGTTTTCCTGGAGCGGATCAAGGATATTGAACACCTGAAAGATATCCCGGTGATTATTTACAGCACCAGTGATGAACCCCGGGAAATATCCACCGCCCGTTCCATGGGCGCCGTCGATTATATCACCAAACCAGCACGGTTTGACGACCTGTGTAAGTTATTGCAGATAGTATTGGCCAGAGGTACTTCTTCTTTACATTAA
- a CDS encoding class I SAM-dependent methyltransferase: MKESASSKTAQYMALFRAMETTRSEKKRVFRDKYAHLFLSPGLKVAAWLSHLRVFRKVVENIIRKKIPGAYTSGIARTRLIDELLEEAVRKGARQVMILGAGFDTRGLRLPFLHGMPVIEIDHPNTAKYKLSRLSRQHIPRHIRYYQIDFNRQSLDQLGAQHQFDFTVPTAIIWEGVTNYLTAEAIDSTFAFLQRFPPGSHVIFTYVHQEVLDNPATFTGAEKLLKDVANLEEKWTFGFEPSALAAYLQRFGFTLTKDLGADEYRALYLNGREKEKGYEFYRVAFARRTEEG, from the coding sequence ATGAAGGAATCTGCCTCGAGTAAAACCGCGCAGTATATGGCACTATTCCGTGCTATGGAAACCACCCGTTCAGAAAAAAAAAGAGTATTCAGGGATAAATATGCACACCTCTTTTTATCACCCGGTTTGAAGGTGGCGGCATGGTTGAGCCATCTGCGCGTTTTTCGTAAGGTAGTTGAAAATATTATCCGCAAAAAAATTCCCGGCGCCTATACCTCCGGCATAGCCCGCACCCGGTTAATAGATGAGTTACTGGAGGAAGCCGTCCGCAAAGGAGCCCGGCAGGTCATGATCCTGGGGGCCGGCTTCGATACCAGGGGCCTCCGGCTGCCGTTTCTGCATGGTATGCCGGTCATCGAAATAGACCATCCCAATACGGCCAAATACAAGCTGTCAAGGCTCAGCAGGCAACATATTCCCAGGCATATCCGCTACTATCAGATAGATTTCAACCGGCAGAGCCTTGACCAGCTGGGGGCGCAGCATCAATTCGATTTTACGGTGCCCACTGCCATCATCTGGGAAGGGGTGACCAACTACCTCACCGCGGAAGCTATTGACAGTACTTTTGCCTTTCTGCAACGGTTCCCGCCAGGATCTCACGTCATCTTCACCTATGTGCACCAGGAAGTGCTGGACAATCCGGCGACTTTTACAGGCGCCGAAAAACTACTGAAAGACGTTGCTAACCTGGAAGAAAAATGGACTTTCGGTTTTGAACCGTCCGCATTGGCTGCTTACCTGCAGCGTTTCGGGTTCACCCTCACCAAAGACCTCGGGGCCGATGAATACCGGGCGCTTTATCTGAATGGAAGGGAAAAAGAAAAAGGGTATGAATTTTACCGGGTGGCTTTCGCCCGCCGGACAGAAGAGGGTTAA
- a CDS encoding serine hydrolase domain-containing protein codes for MKTISSLLLTCFFAATCFAQSIKRLDNTTIAPQALTARIQQLMDTARVTGMTIAVFNRNKPVYVRAFGFADKTTKAPMDTGTIFWACSYSKAVFAYCVMKLVDQHVIDLDTPLVRYLPKSLPDYVFDKKTRGYQDIREDHRYEKITARMCLDHTTGLPNYRGFEEDGKLKIKSDPGTLYGYSGEGIYLLQFVLEQITGKDYETIAQEQVFKPLGMSHSNYIWQKAFDARHCLGHDTAQHAYEFDARTRAHAAGSLYTTITDWDRFLTAMLTGEGLSRKSAAAMLQAQIPILSKKQFGPEALVYDKTPATTNIFYGLGVGLLKTPVGRAFFKEGHSEGWGHYTIAFPEKQMAVAIMTNSDNGEDIFKALLETAIGDVYTPWYWENYIPYNHATAKY; via the coding sequence ATGAAAACAATATCATCCCTGTTGCTCACTTGTTTCTTTGCAGCAACCTGCTTCGCGCAGTCCATCAAACGCCTTGACAACACTACCATTGCGCCGCAGGCGCTGACAGCCCGTATACAACAGCTCATGGACACCGCGCGTGTAACCGGCATGACGATAGCCGTTTTTAACCGCAATAAACCTGTTTACGTACGCGCCTTTGGCTTCGCAGACAAAACAACAAAAGCTCCAATGGACACCGGCACCATCTTCTGGGCCTGCTCCTACAGCAAGGCGGTATTTGCCTACTGTGTGATGAAACTGGTGGACCAGCACGTCATTGATCTGGACACACCTTTGGTGAGATATCTTCCCAAATCCTTACCGGATTATGTGTTCGATAAAAAAACGAGAGGGTACCAGGATATCCGGGAAGATCATCGTTATGAAAAAATAACAGCCCGCATGTGCCTCGACCACACTACCGGACTCCCCAACTACCGCGGGTTTGAAGAAGACGGAAAACTGAAGATCAAATCCGATCCCGGTACTTTGTACGGTTATTCCGGTGAAGGCATCTACCTGTTGCAGTTCGTATTGGAACAAATCACCGGCAAGGACTATGAAACTATCGCGCAGGAACAGGTGTTCAAACCGCTGGGAATGAGCCACAGCAACTATATCTGGCAGAAAGCATTCGATGCGCGCCACTGCCTGGGGCATGATACAGCGCAGCATGCCTATGAATTCGATGCCAGGACCCGCGCGCATGCCGCCGGTTCCCTCTATACCACTATTACCGACTGGGACCGGTTTCTGACAGCCATGCTCACCGGTGAAGGCCTTAGCCGTAAAAGCGCCGCAGCGATGCTACAGGCACAGATACCCATCCTCTCAAAAAAACAGTTCGGCCCTGAAGCCTTGGTATATGACAAAACACCTGCCACCACCAATATCTTTTACGGACTGGGCGTTGGCCTGCTGAAAACACCTGTGGGCAGAGCTTTCTTTAAAGAAGGCCACAGCGAAGGCTGGGGGCACTACACCATCGCCTTCCCGGAAAAACAGATGGCAGTTGCGATCATGACAAACAGCGATAACGGGGAAGACATCTTTAAAGCTTTGCTGGAGACGGCTATCGGAGACGTATATACGCCGTGGTACTGGGAAAACTATATTCCTTACAATCACGCGACAGCGAAATATTGA
- a CDS encoding Lrp/AsnC ligand binding domain-containing protein yields MSHSLNIDKLDLQIISEMSTDAGISYAELGKKLFVSGGTIHVRIKKLHEMGVIKGTRLQVNLRAIGYDVLAFIGIYLEKSSLYENVARQLLKIPQIVRLNYTTGAYSMFAEIICRDSAELRKILQDDLQHIKGIERTETIISLEESFSRPVNVSEIS; encoded by the coding sequence ATGAGCCACTCTTTAAATATTGACAAATTAGATTTACAGATCATTTCAGAAATGTCAACAGATGCCGGTATTTCATATGCCGAATTGGGTAAAAAGCTGTTTGTATCAGGCGGTACTATCCATGTGCGCATTAAGAAGTTGCATGAAATGGGCGTGATCAAAGGTACCCGGTTGCAGGTGAACCTGCGGGCGATCGGTTACGATGTATTGGCTTTCATTGGTATTTATCTCGAAAAAAGTTCCCTGTATGAGAATGTGGCGAGGCAGTTGCTGAAGATACCGCAGATTGTGCGGTTAAACTATACAACGGGCGCCTATAGCATGTTTGCAGAGATCATCTGCCGCGACAGTGCGGAACTGCGTAAGATATTACAGGATGATTTGCAGCATATCAAAGGCATCGAGCGTACAGAAACGATTATTTCGCTGGAAGAAAGTTTCTCGCGGCCTGTCAATGTGAGTGAAATAAGTTAA
- a CDS encoding TetR/AcrR family transcriptional regulator codes for MAGRNRIFDEQEVIRKAMTVFWERGYEATSTEDLLTAMGIGKGSFYNAFPGGKQEIFEKTMEQFSTRAFTDLRTAVATGDDPVTAVLDFFRHIAQESRAVHMKGCFMGNTIAELSHTEPALERKAVHRLQEMEQLFTAVMEQGQKSGRLKTKTPAPVLARHLVNLWNGLNITRRMYPHADGLSALIELNLSPVF; via the coding sequence ATGGCAGGAAGAAACCGCATATTTGACGAGCAGGAAGTGATCCGCAAAGCAATGACCGTCTTCTGGGAACGGGGCTACGAGGCTACATCCACCGAAGATTTGCTGACAGCCATGGGAATCGGGAAAGGCAGTTTTTATAACGCGTTCCCCGGCGGTAAACAGGAAATTTTTGAAAAGACGATGGAGCAGTTCAGCACACGGGCCTTTACAGACCTGCGAACTGCCGTTGCCACAGGCGATGACCCGGTTACTGCTGTACTGGACTTCTTCCGGCATATTGCGCAGGAAAGCCGCGCGGTGCATATGAAAGGCTGCTTTATGGGCAACACCATCGCGGAGCTGTCACACACAGAACCGGCACTGGAACGCAAGGCCGTTCACCGCCTCCAGGAGATGGAACAGCTGTTCACCGCCGTGATGGAGCAAGGACAGAAAAGCGGCCGGCTAAAAACCAAAACGCCGGCGCCTGTACTGGCCAGGCACCTCGTGAACCTGTGGAACGGACTGAATATCACCCGGCGGATGTATCCTCATGCCGACGGACTCTCCGCGTTGATTGAACTCAACCTCTCCCCTGTCTTCTGA
- a CDS encoding alpha/beta fold hydrolase produces MSATSYRTVTINDLDIFYREAGNPNAPVVLLLHGFPSSSHMYRHLIPALAEDYHVIAPDYPGFGYSSKPATDVFTYTFDNVAAVMEQFIIQLGITRFHLYMQDYGGPVGFRIITRHPEWVASLLVQNANAYTEGLGPLVQEIGRLQEAGDPVALAAAVDRMLSIEGMRTDNLVGAADPSRISPDSWTFDAAVIDKPIQRVLFANYGTNFTLYPAWQAWLRQHQPRTLITWGKNDNIFPGEGAVAYLRDLPDAELHLFEGGHFLLEEYCDEVAALIKTFLKKGEQS; encoded by the coding sequence ATGAGCGCAACATCTTACCGCACCGTCACTATCAACGATCTGGACATTTTCTACCGCGAGGCAGGCAACCCGAACGCCCCGGTAGTACTGCTATTGCACGGTTTCCCGTCTTCCTCCCACATGTACCGCCACCTGATACCGGCGCTGGCGGAAGACTATCACGTAATAGCGCCCGACTACCCTGGTTTTGGCTACAGCAGCAAGCCGGCGACGGACGTATTCACCTACACCTTTGACAACGTGGCTGCCGTCATGGAACAGTTTATCATACAGCTGGGCATCACCAGGTTCCATTTGTACATGCAGGATTATGGCGGCCCTGTAGGCTTTCGCATTATTACCCGTCACCCTGAATGGGTGGCCTCCTTGCTGGTCCAAAACGCCAACGCCTATACGGAGGGGCTGGGACCACTCGTCCAGGAGATAGGCCGCTTACAGGAAGCCGGTGATCCGGTAGCGCTGGCCGCAGCAGTGGACCGCATGCTGAGCATTGAAGGAATGCGCACGGACAACCTGGTAGGCGCTGCTGACCCGTCCCGCATTTCACCGGACAGCTGGACTTTTGACGCTGCTGTGATCGACAAGCCCATACAGCGGGTATTGTTTGCCAACTACGGCACCAACTTTACGCTGTACCCGGCGTGGCAGGCATGGTTACGCCAGCATCAGCCACGTACCCTGATCACATGGGGCAAAAATGACAATATCTTCCCGGGAGAAGGCGCCGTCGCTTACCTCCGGGACCTGCCGGACGCAGAACTGCACTTGTTTGAAGGGGGGCACTTTTTACTGGAGGAATACTGCGACGAAGTGGCCGCACTGATCAAAACATTTCTGAAGAAAGGGGAACAATCATAA
- a CDS encoding class I SAM-dependent RNA methyltransferase: protein MMSLYTKKAPVTVTCHKRLTPYLEQEIKELGFTVEETFVTGVRLLASVNECIRLNLQLRCASQVLYSLQQFEAFNADDIYRELKSYPWETLLPADGYFSITSNVQNETINNSMFANLRVKDAVIDRMREKTGQRPSTGAELNGAVVHLFWKNEHAEIFIDTSGDSLGRHGYRKIPGKAPMLEGLAAATILATRWDRRSPFINPMCGSGTVAIEAALIATNSRPGLFRNNYAFMHLLGYDEKIYLEERGILESQIVDVPELKIIATDLSPLAVENARKNARAAGVADMITFSVCDFAATPVPEEGGGVVYMNPEYGLRLGEITALEETYGRIGDFMKQRCGGYTGYIFTGNLDLAKKIGLKAKRRIEFYNSTLDCRLLEYELYAGTRDARKLAQE, encoded by the coding sequence ATGATGTCTTTATATACAAAGAAAGCACCGGTAACCGTCACCTGTCACAAACGGTTGACTCCTTACCTCGAACAGGAAATAAAAGAACTGGGTTTTACCGTTGAAGAAACTTTTGTAACGGGCGTACGCCTGTTAGCCTCCGTCAATGAATGTATCCGCTTAAACCTCCAACTGCGCTGCGCCAGCCAGGTATTATACAGTCTCCAACAGTTCGAAGCCTTTAATGCCGACGATATATACAGGGAGCTGAAATCGTATCCCTGGGAAACCTTGCTCCCGGCCGACGGATACTTCTCCATTACCAGTAATGTACAGAATGAGACCATCAATAACAGCATGTTTGCCAACCTGCGGGTGAAAGATGCTGTGATAGACCGTATGCGCGAAAAAACCGGCCAACGCCCGTCCACGGGGGCTGAGCTGAATGGTGCCGTGGTCCACCTGTTCTGGAAAAATGAGCATGCGGAAATATTTATTGATACCTCCGGCGATTCACTGGGCCGTCACGGCTACCGCAAAATACCCGGAAAAGCACCGATGCTGGAAGGACTGGCAGCAGCCACTATTCTGGCTACGCGCTGGGACCGCCGTTCACCGTTTATCAACCCGATGTGCGGCTCCGGCACCGTTGCCATTGAAGCGGCACTGATAGCCACTAACAGCCGTCCGGGCCTGTTCCGCAACAACTATGCTTTTATGCACCTGCTGGGATATGATGAAAAGATATATCTGGAGGAACGGGGCATTCTGGAAAGCCAGATCGTAGATGTACCGGAACTGAAGATCATTGCAACGGACCTAAGCCCGCTGGCCGTGGAGAATGCCCGGAAAAACGCGCGCGCAGCCGGCGTAGCGGATATGATCACGTTCTCTGTCTGCGATTTTGCCGCCACACCAGTGCCTGAAGAAGGTGGCGGGGTAGTATATATGAACCCCGAATACGGCCTGCGTCTGGGAGAAATCACGGCGCTGGAGGAAACATATGGCCGTATCGGTGATTTTATGAAACAGCGTTGTGGTGGTTACACCGGTTACATCTTCACCGGCAACCTGGACCTGGCCAAGAAGATTGGTCTTAAAGCCAAACGCAGGATAGAGTTTTATAACAGTACACTCGATTGCCGGCTCCTGGAATACGAACTGTACGCCGGTACCCGCGATGCCCGTAAGCTTGCGCAGGAATAG
- the map gene encoding type I methionyl aminopeptidase, with amino-acid sequence MSITSEAELQGMKRISEVVAVTLKEMRNYAKPGMSAKEVDEFGGEVLQRYGAKSAPKLTYGFPGWTCISINNEIAHGIPHATKILQEGDLVNIDVSAELDGFWADNGGSFVLGNDLHRHLPLVNASRNILYKALGQIRGGVKIADIGKLIEKEAAKAGFTVIRNLAGHGVGRGLHEAPEDILNCYEKRNKERFRKNSVVAVETFISTHSNYANQANDGWTLIGNKGGFVAQHEHTIVITDGAPIILTADNEI; translated from the coding sequence ATGTCAATTACATCAGAAGCGGAATTACAAGGAATGAAAAGGATCAGTGAAGTGGTGGCCGTTACGTTGAAGGAGATGCGCAACTACGCCAAACCGGGTATGTCCGCAAAGGAAGTAGACGAATTCGGAGGAGAAGTACTGCAACGGTATGGTGCTAAATCCGCCCCCAAACTTACCTACGGTTTTCCCGGGTGGACGTGCATCAGCATCAACAACGAAATAGCCCATGGTATTCCCCATGCTACAAAGATCCTGCAGGAAGGTGATCTGGTGAACATCGACGTATCTGCGGAACTGGATGGTTTCTGGGCAGACAACGGCGGCTCATTTGTATTGGGCAATGACCTGCACCGGCACCTGCCACTGGTCAACGCTTCCCGCAATATCCTGTATAAAGCGCTTGGCCAGATCCGTGGCGGCGTAAAAATCGCTGACATCGGAAAGCTGATAGAAAAGGAAGCCGCGAAAGCCGGTTTTACCGTCATCCGTAACCTGGCCGGTCACGGTGTAGGCAGAGGCCTGCACGAAGCGCCGGAAGATATTCTCAACTGCTACGAAAAACGCAATAAGGAACGCTTCCGTAAAAACAGCGTTGTGGCCGTGGAAACCTTTATCTCTACCCACTCTAACTACGCCAATCAGGCCAATGACGGCTGGACGCTTATCGGCAACAAAGGCGGATTTGTAGCCCAGCACGAACATACCATCGTTATCACAGATGGCGCGCCTATCATCCTCACAGCGGATAACGAGATTTAG
- a CDS encoding RNA 2'-phosphotransferase, with translation MDQKRRKNISKFMSLVLRHSPEIIGLKLDDQGWADVQELMGKAARKGQRFSMEELLEVVAECEKQRFALNEDHTRIRANQGHSIDVSLDLETATPPEYLYHGTVGKFMQAIRQEGLRKMSRHHVHLSEQRDTATAVGARRGQPVILTVHSGRMFRDGITFFRSANNVWLTDNVPAKYIEF, from the coding sequence ATGGACCAGAAAAGAAGAAAAAATATCAGCAAATTCATGAGCCTTGTACTGCGGCATAGCCCGGAAATTATCGGTCTGAAACTGGATGATCAGGGTTGGGCCGATGTACAGGAACTAATGGGCAAAGCCGCCCGTAAAGGCCAGCGGTTCAGCATGGAAGAGCTGCTGGAAGTGGTAGCGGAATGTGAAAAACAACGTTTCGCGCTCAATGAAGACCACACGCGCATCCGAGCCAACCAGGGGCATTCTATTGATGTGTCGCTGGACCTCGAAACGGCTACACCACCGGAATACCTTTACCACGGCACTGTAGGAAAATTTATGCAGGCAATCCGGCAGGAGGGACTGCGCAAAATGAGCCGGCACCATGTACACCTTTCCGAACAAAGGGATACCGCCACCGCCGTAGGCGCACGCAGAGGCCAGCCGGTGATACTCACCGTCCACAGTGGCCGCATGTTCCGGGACGGCATCACCTTTTTCCGGTCGGCCAACAACGTATGGCTGACAGACAACGTGCCGGCGAAGTATATTGAGTTTTAA
- a CDS encoding NADAR family protein, translating into MSYNNQWLIEKYQRKDKIKYLFFWGHQESPNGTVTQSCLSQWWVAPFRENGITYPTAEHWMMAGKARLFNDDATLQRILKAKTPAEAKKLGRLVQSFDPVLWDENKSAIVIAGNLLKFSQHPDLKTFLLNTKDRVLVEASPVDSIWGIGMKSDHEHVENPLRWKGQNLLGYALMAVRDKLLS; encoded by the coding sequence ATGTCTTATAATAATCAGTGGCTGATCGAAAAGTATCAGCGTAAAGATAAAATCAAGTACCTGTTTTTCTGGGGACATCAGGAATCACCCAATGGTACGGTTACCCAGAGTTGTTTAAGCCAGTGGTGGGTAGCACCCTTCCGGGAAAACGGTATCACTTATCCTACCGCAGAGCACTGGATGATGGCCGGGAAAGCGCGCCTGTTCAACGACGACGCGACCCTGCAGCGCATCCTGAAAGCAAAAACGCCTGCTGAAGCCAAGAAACTCGGCCGACTGGTACAATCATTCGATCCGGTGTTGTGGGATGAAAACAAATCTGCTATCGTGATCGCTGGTAACCTGTTGAAGTTTTCCCAGCATCCGGACTTAAAAACATTTTTATTAAACACGAAAGACCGCGTCCTGGTAGAAGCCAGTCCGGTCGATTCCATATGGGGCATCGGTATGAAGTCCGATCACGAACATGTGGAGAACCCCCTGCGCTGGAAAGGCCAGAACCTGCTGGGTTATGCGCTCATGGCGGTCAGGGACAAACTATTATCATAA
- a CDS encoding TIGR02452 family protein: protein MKKETRAKIAWETLDILTSGSYVNPRGKTVNIQPALQDAANNTVLYRPDDFETVYLQRDQQPVQHEGRIEVTGESTYAAAYRLVVEEKQANVCCLNFASAKNPGGGFLKGAHAQEEALARASGLYTCLQQQPEMYQINRNNGSCLYTDHMIYSPLVPVFRNDAGQLLEDYYTVSVITAPAVNAGAVNDNEPENINRIQPVMLARMEKLLSVAVAQQQTTLVLGAWGCGVFRNNKEDVAGWFASLLNCDTFRHRFAKVVFAVYDNTAGQDTVRTFKNKLTN from the coding sequence ATGAAAAAAGAAACAAGGGCAAAGATTGCCTGGGAAACACTGGACATCCTGACCAGTGGCAGTTATGTTAATCCCCGCGGAAAAACAGTAAACATTCAGCCCGCCCTGCAAGATGCCGCCAACAACACTGTATTATACCGCCCTGATGACTTTGAAACGGTTTATCTTCAGCGCGACCAACAGCCTGTTCAGCACGAAGGCCGTATTGAAGTAACAGGTGAAAGCACTTATGCGGCCGCCTATCGGTTGGTAGTAGAAGAGAAGCAGGCGAATGTTTGCTGCCTGAACTTTGCTTCTGCTAAAAATCCGGGTGGTGGTTTCCTTAAAGGCGCCCATGCGCAGGAAGAAGCACTGGCCAGGGCCAGCGGCCTTTACACCTGCCTGCAGCAGCAACCAGAAATGTATCAGATCAACAGGAATAACGGCAGTTGTCTTTATACGGACCATATGATATATTCTCCATTGGTGCCGGTATTCCGCAACGATGCCGGTCAGCTGCTGGAAGACTATTATACGGTATCAGTTATCACGGCGCCTGCCGTAAATGCAGGAGCAGTGAACGACAATGAGCCGGAAAATATCAACCGTATCCAACCGGTCATGTTGGCCAGAATGGAGAAACTGTTGTCTGTAGCCGTGGCACAGCAACAGACCACCCTGGTACTCGGTGCCTGGGGCTGCGGCGTATTCCGTAACAATAAAGAAGATGTGGCCGGATGGTTTGCCTCCCTGCTGAACTGTGACACATTCCGCCATCGGTTCGCTAAAGTGGTATTTGCGGTATATGATAATACGGCCGGTCAGGACACGGTCCGTACTTTTAAAAACAAACTAACTAATTAA
- a CDS encoding organic hydroperoxide resistance protein: MTITETIYTAQATATGGRNGHVRTSDGVLDLEVRMPTSMGGQGGAHTNPEQLFAAGYAACFDGALNLVIRTQRVQTGTTSVTAEVSLGKNNAGGYGLSVKLRVHVPDTDLQLARELVEKAHQVCPYSLATQGNISVDLEVI, translated from the coding sequence ATGACAATCACAGAAACAATTTATACCGCGCAAGCCACCGCCACAGGCGGCAGAAACGGCCATGTCCGCACATCTGACGGCGTACTGGACCTTGAAGTAAGAATGCCGACCTCCATGGGTGGCCAGGGCGGCGCTCATACCAACCCCGAACAACTGTTTGCCGCCGGTTACGCCGCCTGTTTTGACGGGGCGCTTAATCTGGTGATCCGGACACAGCGGGTACAGACCGGTACCACCAGCGTTACCGCAGAAGTTAGCCTGGGCAAGAACAATGCGGGCGGTTATGGGTTATCTGTAAAGCTGCGGGTACATGTTCCGGACACCGACCTGCAGTTGGCCCGGGAGCTGGTGGAAAAAGCGCACCAGGTATGTCCTTATTCACTGGCTACACAGGGTAATATTTCCGTTGACCTTGAAGTGATTTAA
- a CDS encoding type 1 glutamine amidotransferase domain-containing protein: MKVLIVLTSHDELGNTGQKTGFWIEEFAAPYYALADAGAEVTIASPKGGQPPIDPKSELPDFQTPATQRFNEDQALQNKLAHTAKLNEVAADDYDAVFYPGGHGPLWDLANDPVSIALIETFYKQNKPVAFVCHAPGVLNKVKAPNGEPLVKGKEVTGFSNTEEDAVQLTKIVPFLVEEELKKNGGIYSKEKDWHPYALRDGLLITGQNPASSEEVARILLETLA; this comes from the coding sequence ATGAAAGTATTAATTGTGCTTACCTCCCATGATGAACTGGGAAACACTGGTCAGAAGACTGGTTTCTGGATAGAAGAATTCGCAGCGCCGTACTATGCGCTGGCAGATGCAGGCGCGGAAGTCACCATCGCGTCGCCGAAAGGCGGGCAGCCTCCCATTGATCCGAAAAGCGAGCTTCCGGATTTTCAGACGCCCGCCACACAGCGGTTCAATGAAGACCAGGCCCTGCAAAACAAACTGGCGCATACCGCGAAGCTCAATGAGGTAGCTGCCGACGATTACGACGCAGTATTTTATCCAGGCGGCCACGGGCCGTTGTGGGACCTCGCCAACGACCCTGTGTCTATCGCACTGATTGAGACATTTTACAAGCAGAACAAGCCGGTGGCCTTCGTTTGTCATGCACCGGGCGTGTTAAACAAAGTCAAAGCCCCTAACGGTGAGCCGCTGGTAAAAGGTAAAGAAGTAACAGGGTTCAGCAATACCGAAGAAGATGCCGTGCAGCTGACCAAGATCGTTCCTTTTCTTGTGGAAGAGGAGCTGAAAAAGAATGGCGGCATTTACAGCAAGGAAAAGGACTGGCATCCCTATGCGCTGCGGGACGGCCTGCTGATCACCGGCCAGAACCCGGCGTCCTCCGAAGAAGTAGCCCGTATTTTACTGGAAACATTAGCGTAG
- a CDS encoding MarR family transcriptional regulator: protein MKQLKFSNQLCFPIYALSRLITSHYQPFLGELDLTYPQYLVMLLLWEHQSMNVKTLGETLMLDSGTLTPLLKRLEAKKLIRRVRSKEDERVVNIQLTPQGAALEQQAAETPLRLAESLGITATEMQDIKDAITPLLYRLKPALKG, encoded by the coding sequence TTGAAACAGCTCAAATTCTCCAATCAACTTTGTTTTCCGATATACGCATTATCGCGACTGATCACCTCCCATTATCAGCCATTCCTGGGTGAGCTGGACCTTACGTATCCGCAATACCTGGTGATGTTGCTGCTATGGGAGCATCAGTCCATGAATGTAAAAACACTTGGAGAAACGCTGATGCTGGATTCCGGTACGTTAACCCCGTTACTGAAACGGCTGGAAGCCAAGAAGCTGATCAGGCGGGTACGCAGCAAAGAAGACGAGCGTGTAGTAAATATCCAGCTCACGCCACAAGGCGCTGCGCTGGAGCAACAGGCTGCCGAAACACCGCTCCGGCTGGCCGAGAGCCTGGGCATCACCGCTACCGAAATGCAGGATATTAAAGACGCGATCACACCATTGCTGTACCGGCTTAAACCGGCATTGAAAGGGTAA